One window of the Cryptomeria japonica chromosome 7, Sugi_1.0, whole genome shotgun sequence genome contains the following:
- the LOC131074454 gene encoding F-box/kelch-repeat protein At1g15670, translating into MDRFQWLPEDIVEEIVSRVPYIFHNELRYVCKMWKTIIESGKIYKERISSGSSDKLVCFLDQSDDCNRIAVYDPVHNSVAKSPSVPSKFQFTRFSHCLCVDQKLIVLGLQYENQPTGTTMVFDFMSCRWKTGAEIPIDKFGYQLACCASPERLVYIAGRSKKAAVYDVGEDKWELLPEMPHSISWARGYYIDGMFHVVTIFGTLNYLSNRCNPVAKQWEVLQRFELLRYPPLSFVADSGHIYSFGEYNVMEFDCLRKMWMEAGNPPSHLNWLGSTESHNNIFQFVTGKADGSPKFGLWSNTSSNFSWRWVIRDRSRTTTWSYYNSLTIVEI; encoded by the coding sequence ATGGATCGCTTTCAATGGTTACCAGAAGATATAGTGGAAGAAATTGTTTCGAGAGTCCCTTACATATTTCACAATGAGCTTaggtatgtatgcaaaatgtggaagacaATTATAGAAAGTGGCAAAATCTACAAGGAAAGAATCAGTTCAGGTTCATCTGACAAACTTGTATGTTTTCTGGACCAATCTGATGACTGTAATAGAATTGCAGTCTATGATCCAGTTCACAACTCAGTGGCCAAAAGTCCTTCGGTGCCCTCTAAATTTCAGTTTACAAGGTTTTCTCACTGCTTATGTGTCGATCAGAAATTGATTGTGCTAGGTCTGCAATATGAAAATCAACCAACGGGGACAACTATGGTTTTTGATTTTATGTCTTGTAGATGGAAAACTGGAGCAGAAATTCCTATTGATAAATTTGGATATCAACTTGCATGTTGTGCATCGCCTGAAAGACTGGTTTACATTGCTGGAAGAAGTAAAAAAGCAGCAGTTTATGATGTGGGTGAAGACAAATGGGAGCTTCTTCCTGAAATGCCACACTCCATATCGTGGGCGAGGGGTTATTACATTGATGGGATGTTTCATGTGGTGACCATCTTTGGGACACTTAATTACCTGAGCAATCGATGCAATCCAGTGGCTAAACAGTGGGAAGTGTTGCAGCGATTTGAGTTGCTAAGATATCCTCCGTTATCTTTTGTAGCTGATTCTGGgcatatatattcctttggagagtaCAATGTGATGGAATTTGACTGCTTAAGGAAGATGTGGATGGAAGCAGGAAACCCTCCTTCACATCTAAATTGGCTTGGTAGCACTGAGTCTCATAATAACATATTTCAATTTGTGACAGGAAAGGCAGATGGTTCTCCAAAATTCGGGTTATGGTCGAACACTTCAAGTAATTTTTCATGGCGGTGGGTTATTAGAGACAGGTCGAGAACCACAACATGGAGTTACTATAATTCTCTCACAATCGTTGAAATTTGA